The nucleotide sequence TTTGATGCCAAACACCTGCCTGACCCGGTCTTTCCGGAAGTAAATATTTTCGGGTGTGAAGGAGGCTTGCGAGTCAACCGCCGCAACGCGGGCACTCAGCGGTCGTGTCGGATCGGAATCAAGAAACACCCTTGCTGGTTGACCAATACGAACCTTACCGATGTCCCCCCCAGGGATGAACCCCCTCATGTAGACAGTGTTCAGGTCAATGACACTGAGCAGAGTTCTGCCGCTGGTCACCACGGCTCCCGGTTCAACGGTACGGGCAGTGACGACTCCAGCAATCGGGCTGGTGACATTGAGGAACGCAATTTGCGCCTGAATCTGTTGCTGGGCAGCGATCGCATTCTTTACCTCTGCCTGGGCAGCTTGCAGGGCCGCGATCGCCCGTTTCCGCTGTTCCCCCAGAGCCGCAAGTTGGGCAGTGCGAATGGCAGGATTCAGACTGGATGACTCTGCCAGTGCCAGCCCTCCCCTGGCAGCTTCAACCTGCTTTTTGACGGCTTCTACCTTTGCCTGGGCAGTTTCGTAAGCGGTCTGTGCCTGGTCAAACTGTTGGGCAGCTACCGCTCCCGTCTGGACCAGTTGGGCGTAGCGATCGCGGTTGACCTTTGCCAGGGCTAACTGGGATTGGGCTTCCTTTAACTGGGCGGCTGCCGTTGCAATATTAGACTGTGCCTGGTAAACCCGCCCCTGGGTGTCTTGCTGGGCCTGGACAACGTTGAGTTGGGACTCGCGCATCTGGCTTTCTACCACATCAATTTGCAGACGCGCCTGCTGCTCCTGCTGACGGGCAGCGGCCACCCTTGCCTCAGCCCCCCGCAGTTGAGCCTGAATCTCATCATCATTAATCCGCAGAATCAGTTGCCCTTTCTGAACCTCATCCCCCTCTCGCACGGCAACATAGTCCACTCGCCCACCAATCTTTGCGCCCACATCTGTTTCGTAGCCTTCAATCCGCCCACTCAACCTCAATCCGGTGTCGATCGGACGGGACAGATAGTACCAGATGGAGCCGGTAACTGCGGCGATCGCCACAAGCCCAACTGGAATCAAAACCCTGGGGGGAAATTTCCGCTGTTTAGCTGGTAACGGCTCAGCAGCCTCTGGGGAAGTGGTTGGCAGGGAAACAGTCTGACGCATGACCAGGACCAGACACTGAGATTTATAGAAGAGATGACAATCATACTAGACGGTCTAGTATGATTAGACAATGGGCTTTTGAAAAAGTTAATACCCCTTTGGATTTTGGATTTGTGACTTTAGATTGTGAGATTGTGGAAACCCTGCGGTGCAAAGCATTCAATCAAGTATCTACTCCATCCCCTGGTTCAGTCGGGATAACCTTCCGGTGCGGACTGGCGTCCTGTCCCCTGATTGGCGTTGCTGATTGTGGATATGTATTGAATCACCTGCCCCCCTATCTAATCCATTGCGCCTATGCTTGAACACTCTACTTCCCCGCCTGAAAGCGCTTCCGAAAAAGGAGCAGGCGGGATTCACCAAAAACGAGAGCAAATTCTGCAAGGGGCAATGCGAATTTTTCTCACATTGGGCTATGCCAGTACGAGTATGGATCGGGTGGCGGCTGAGGCAGGAGTCTCAAAACAAACGATTTACAGCCACTTCCAGGATAAGGAAGGGTTGTTTAAGGCGCTCATGGAGCGCGTTACAATTGATCGGGTGCGCGATTTGTTTGGTGCGGTAGAAGACCTGTCGGGCGAACCGGAAAGCGTGCTTCCCCGGTTTGCCACCGTCTTGCTGACTGTCATGGCGGATGAAGACTATGTTTCGCTGTTACGCCTGATCATTGCCGAGTCGGCTCGTTTCCCTGAACTGGCACAGCTTTACACTCGCACCGTGATTCAACGAGGGCGACACCTGCTGGCGCACTACTTCAGCTCCAGACCCGAACTGGAAATTGCCGATCCGGAAGCCACCGCCCAGCTCTTCATTGGTTCCCTGGTAGCTTACGTCCTGGCACAAAAAATTTTGCAGGGAGAGCAGACCATCCCCATTGAGCGCGATCGCATAATTAACAGCCTGGTTGATCTGGTGCTCACGCCTCAGAACGCACCTGTTACCAGATCCTTGAACCACTGAAGGCCTTCTGGTTAAGGCTCAAATCAAGCGGATTTCAACCAGGCACCTATTTCTTGCCACTGACTTCAGTCACCACTGAGTAGACAAGAAACGCAAGAACAATTCCAGCCAGTATCAATTCAAATGACATGTCGCCGCCCCAAATGATCCTGAAAAATGACTTGTGCTGAATGTCTACATTTTTCTCCAATCACAACTCGCTATTCACCTGGGGATAACCAGATGATGCCTGGAGAAATTACCCCGCAATTCGCACTGTAACGAGTATAGACGCAACTTCGCCCTCCAGTGCCCCCTGCCCAATTGCTCCCTGATTGCACCAGGGCAGATAATCGTGCCATCATTAGTGCAAATGTATTGAGCGATCGCCTTCATCCCCCGGCACAACTTAATAATTAAACTTAATTGTTAGTTGTAGCTAAAAGAATTCTGCTGCCAACTTATCATTTAGCGGCATTATGGAGTCTGTCAAGAACCATCCGAAAGGAGTAAAGGATTGTCTCCCCATGGCGAACCTCCCTGTCATCCATTGACCCGACGTGAATTTACCCCCGTCTTTGACCTAACCCTTTCCTCCTACCTGGGGGTTGCTGATTCTGGATATGAAAAAGGTGCTATATGCTCGAAACTGCGTTTCAATTCAGATTGCTTTTCAGCAGCGCTCCTCCTATCTGAACCCAACCGTTTTCTAGGCCGATCAGGGACCTCCCGGCATGATTCTACTGCTCACCGATGTATTTCTGCTGTTGACCCAGGTTCTCCTGTGGATGGTGGTTGGGCTGGTCGCCTGGTTTGTCTTGCTCAAAGCACTGCCCAGACCATTTTTGAGCCTGCTCGTTCTGCTGCTAATTCTGGTGGTGCTGGCACTCTCGTTTGTGAGTGGCCCCCCCACAGACGGTAGCGTTTTAGAGATTCTCTGGCGCATCATTTCCTTCCCATTCAGTCCACTGGGACTGGGAATTATTCTGCTGGCAATTTTGCTTTCACCCAATAAGCTTGGCAAGGTTGTCAAACGCATCATGCTGTTGGGACTCATTATCCTGGCATTGGGCAGTCTTCCGATTGTGGCGTACTATCTGGTTCAGGAACTGGAATTAGAGGCAATTGAACTGATCTGTCCTGCTCCTGCTCTGGAAGCTGGAGCACGACGAGTTATTGTGCTATTGGGGCAGGGAACCACCCGTCCTTATCTGAGACCTGCCACAGCGACCACGACCACCACCCAGGAAGGAGCCTGGCTACCCGGAGATGATGCAGAAGTTCCTTCCCTGAGTGAAGCAGCGTCCAGAATGCTGGCTCAACTGCCCCTGCGATCGCCCACTGCCATTTCCACCCAGGGGACCGGGGACGGGGGACCGGGGACCAGGAAATTGTCATCGCCCCTGCGATCGCCCACCTCCAGTAACCCCCTCTTTACGGCCTTTCTGTCTCCTGCAACAGCCGTCTCCGGGAGGGAGGATGCCGTTTCTCCTCCTCGACTCAATTCAATGCAGGGGGAAACCTATCGCCTGGCACAGGCTTCTGCAGGGTCAGGAGAAGTCCAGCCAGTTCAGGGAACACCTGAACTTCAAAGAGCGCAAGAGTTAGAAAGCCAGGCGGAGGAGATGCGGAGGAGAGCCGAACAGGGTGCCAGCAGGTTGGATGAGTTGAAACAGAGAGCAGACGAAGGGCAGCAACGAATCAATGAAATGCGGCGGCGGGCAGAGGAAATTGAACGACGTGCCAGTGAACTGAGAAAGCGGGCAGAGGAACGACGCCAGCGCACAACTGAACAGCAACAGACGGAAACTCCGGTTGAAAGAGATACCCGTCCTCGACAACCAACCACTCCTCTGGCTCCAGCATCCCCGGCTGCCGCACGACCCAATATTGTCATCACCCGCGATGCCTACGACATTTTGACCAGGCAGCCAGTTCAACTCACGGATCGGGGGAATCGCCTCATCTATGCAGCCCAACTATATCAACAAGAGTCAGCCAATAACCCGCTGATTCTGGTCAGCGCTTCAACCCATCCCAGTCGCCGCCAGAAGGAAGGTGAGAGACGGGAAGATATTTCTGAAGCCGCTGATGTTCAGCGGTTTTTAACCACAACCCTGCGGGTTCCCACGTCAGGTATTCTTGCAGAACACAACAGCCGCTCTATCCAGCGAAGTGCCGTCAATGTCAGACGGTTACTGGCAGATCAAAATATTAACTTTGGCAATCAACTCACTCTGGTCACGACTGCGATGAATATGAACCGGGCTGCCTGGACGTTCTGGCGAGCCTTTGACAACAATACAGCCATTGTCGTGCGCCCCACCGATTTCCATACACTCCCCTCCCCTGCCAGTATTGGCAACCTGGCGACAGGAACCAACCTGATTGAGCGCCAGATTCAGGCATCCGACTTTTTGCCCAGCGCCGATGCGCTCTATTTGAGTACCCAGGCTGTTGAGGAGTACCTCGCTTCCTTCTACTACTTTCTGCGCGGCTGGATCAGACCTCTGCGAGATCCCATCTGTCCAACTCCCATTCCCACCCCTACACCCACTCCCACTCCCAACCCCACTCCCATTCCCCAGATACCGTCCCGCCCCGGACGCCCCTTCCCCCCTGGTCCCGGTCCTGATGACGGGACACAGGTCACTCCAGGTACCTGGTAATTTTCCCCCTTCACTCCTCACCCCTCACTCCTCACTCCTCACCCCTCACCCCTCACTCCCCAAAGCCCCCACCTAATCAAGAATTGCTATAGGATCAGAGAGTTTCCGCATTAATTAAGGTTTGTTCACAATGGCTCAATCCCGACTGCGAAAATTGGGGGCTTACCTCCGCCCCCACTGGAAACAAGCAGTTTTGGGGATAGTTGCCTTGCTCATGACTAATGCTCTGGGGGTCTACATTCCTCTGGAAATTCGGAATGGGATAGACAAGCTGCGGACTGCCTTCAGTTTCAATCAAATCCTCTACTATGTGGTGCTGGTGATTGTGCTGGCATCCATCATGTGGGGAGTGCGCATGTTGTCGCGGATCTGCCTGTTTGGGGTAGGTCGCCAGGTCGAGTTTGACCTGAAACAGAAAATCTTTACCCACTTGCTGGGGCTGGAACCTGCCTATTTCTCAGCCAATACGGTTGGAGATTTAATTAACCGGGCAACCAGTGATGTTGATAACATTCGCCGGTTACTGGGCTTTGCGGTCTTGAGTCTGGCAAATACCATCTTTGCTTACAGTCTGACCCTGCCCGTGATGCTGGCGATTGATTGGCAACTGAGTTTACTGTCGCTGTCAGTCTACCCAGTGATGCTGGTATTGGTCCAGTTGTTTAGCGATCGCCTGCGCCTGGAGCAAATGGCAGTCCAGGAAGAACTTTCCAACATCAGCGAACTGATCCAGGAAGACATGAGCGGTATTGGGCTGGTCAAGATTTATGCCCAGGAAGAAAACGAACGGCAGGCATTCCACCAGATTAACCAGCAGTTGATGAATGCCAACCTGGAACTGGCAAAGACACGCAATACTCTGTTTCCCTTACTGCGAGGGCTGGCCAGTATCAGCTTACTGATTGTCCTGTGGTTTGGTGGCAGAGCACTGGAAACCGGCAGAATTACGGTCGGGGATTTTATTGCCCTGCTCCTTTATGTGGGGCAACTGGCATTTCCTACGGCACTCTTGGGGTTTACCATCACGGCATACCAGCGGGGCGAGGTTAGCATTGACCGGATTGAAACTATTCTGACTGTAGAGCCAAAAATTCGAGATCAGCCCGATGCGATCGCCCTGCCGCGATCAGCCGTTCAGGGTAAACTCACCGCCCGTGACCTGACCTTCACCTATCCCGCTGTCAATGGCAACGCTCCGGTGCAGCCAGCACTCAACCACGCCAGTTTTACGATTGAGCCACAGGAAACGGTTGCCATTGTGGGTCCGATTGGCTCTGGTAAGTCAACCCTGGCAAATGCTCTACCCCGTTTGCTGGACATTGCTGCTGGTCAATTGTTTGTTGATGACTATGACATTACCCAGATCCGGTTGCAGGATCTGAGGGGGGCGATCGCCTATGTCCCTCAGGACAGTTTTCTGTTCAGTACATCGATTAAAAATAATATTCGTTACGGCGATCCTGGAGCAGATGAAGAGCAGGTGATTGAAGCCGCCAAACAGGCCCAGATTCACAGCGAAATCTTGAACTTTCCCCAGCAGTACAAGACGATCGTCGGTGAACGTGGCATTACTCTCTCCGGCGGGCAACGGCAGCGAACGGCCCTTGCCCGCGCCCTGCTGGTAGATGCTCCGATTTTGATCCTGGATGATGCCCTGTCCAGTGTAGATAACCAGACGGCTACTCAAATTTTGAAAAACCTGTCGGAAGGCACCAACCGCAAGACCGTTGTGTTTATCTCCCACCAGCTCTCGGCGGCGGCCAGTGCCGATCGCATTTTTGTCATGGATCAGGGCACCATTGTTCAGATGGGCACCCACGCTGAACTGGTTGGGCAACCAGGACTGTATCAGTCACTCTGGAACCAGCACAAGCTGGAAGAGATTTTAGAATAATCCACCGTATCCTTAGAAAGGAATTAGAAAGAGAAAGGAACTAGAAAGGAAGATTTTATAATCTGAAACTTCACCACAGAGACACAAAGGGCACAAAGGAATGGCTCTATATTCTCCGTGCCTCTGTGGTAGAGGTTTAAGCTGTTCAGTTTATTTAAGCCACGCTCCTTATATCACAGGTTTTTGCACCCGGTCCCCTATTCCCGGCTGTAACTCCTGTATTTTTCATTAATTCTTTGAAGAAAGTTCAACCTCCCTTTAGATAGTGGAAGGTTTTTTTGGCAATCCTAGAGATAGGACCTCTTGCAGGCGTCAGTTGGACAAGCCCCTTTGACGCAACAGGTCGAGCAAGACTTCCTTCAAAATCTCATGGATAATAATCTGGACTCTGCTGCCTGGTGCAGCCACGGAAATACTTTGTATCACCTGGGGTACTACGATGCCGCGATCGCAGGATACGACAAAGTTTTAGCGGTACAATCAGACCTCTATGACATCTGGAGTTATCGTGGTTATGCGTTGGAGCAGTTGGGACGCTACCCGGAAGCCGCTGCCAGCTTTGATCAGGCACTCAAAATTCATCCCGAATTTTCCCTGGCATGGCACGGAAAAGGCGTCACGCTGGCAAAGATGGGGTGTTATGAAGAAGCCCTGATTTGCTTTGACAAAACCTTAAGACTCGATCCCACAGATGTCAAAGCCCGCTATAACCGGGGTAGCGCTCTGGCACACCTGAACCGGCATCAGGAAGCGCTGGCTTGCTTTCAGCGAGTCCTGGAGATTAATCCCAACGACTACAAAGCCTGGTATAGCCAGAGCAAAGCTCAATCAAACCTCGGTGATCAAAAAGCAGCCCTGACCAGTGTTGAAAAGGTGCTCATCCTCAAACCCAACTGCTACTATGCCTGGAATTACCGGGGTGTCATCTTGACCAAGCTGGAACGCTATGACGAAGCGATCGATAGCTTTGATCGTTCACTCGAATGCAAACCCAATAACCCGGATGCCTGGTATGGCAAAGCCCGTTGCTATGCCATTCAGGGCGAAACCAGACTTGCACTTAACTTTTTGAAGTATGCCACGAAGCTAAACCCTGATCTCTACCGCAACTTTGCAAAAATTGACTGTCACTTGAGCCAGGTCTTGAAAAAGTTATAGGTGGCTGACCGTTTCCTGCTCTCTGCTGTCTCACCCCTGATCATCGGCGTTCTTCTATTGGATACCCAGGTTCCGTTGAAGTTCTCACCAGAAATCCGATTTCTTGAAATTCTGAACCAATGCTCTAACTGTTCTGTTTCCCTGTGTATCCGATACCCATTTTGGGCATGTTAACTAAAGCACTGTACTGAGAATCTAGAGTTTATGAGCCACGCTCAAGATATTGAAGTAACCTTTTTCTTTCAGAAAGGTCTGTATCTCAATAAACAGAAAGAATACAGCGCTGCTATCGCCAGCTACGATCGCGCCCTGGAACTGCAATCCGACTACCCCGATGCCTGGTATAACCGGGGAAATGCTTTGTATCATCTGGGACGGTTTGAGGAGGCGATTGCCAGCTATGACCGTGCGCTTGAGTATGAACCAGGTTTTCCAGAGGCGTGGAACAATCGGGGCAGTGCCCTGGATGATCTGTGCCGTTATGAAGAGGCGATCGCCAGCTACGATCAGGCAATCAAGTTTAGACCGAATTATTACTGGGCCTGGTACAACCGGGGAATTTCCCTGCGAAACCAGGGGCGTTTTGAAGAATCAATTAATAGCTATGACCGGGCCATTGAGTTCAAACCTGATTACTACTGGGCCTGGTACAACCGGGCACTGGCGTTACGCAAACTCAATCAGTTAGAGAGAGTGGTTGCCAGCTATAACAAAGCGCTGGAATTCAATCCTTACTTTGAAGAAGCCTGGACAAACCGGGGTAATGCTCTATACCACCTGGGGCGATTAGAAGCGGCACTTTCCAGTTACGACAGGGCGCTAGAACTGAAACCTAACAATCCCAACGCGCTTTACAATAAAGCATGTTGCTACGCCCTTCAGGGAGACTTTGACCTGGCATTTGAAAATCTGCAACGAGCAGTCGAAATTAGCCCGGACGAGTATCGTGAAATTGCTAAGACGAACTCTGACTTTGATGCCCTCCGTGGGGATAAGCGGTTTATGGCACTGTTAAGTGGAAAAGGAAGCGTTGCATCATAAAGATACGCACTTATAGCGTTTTTCAATTGAGTAAAGTACGAGAGTGTGAAGTACAGTGGGGTGCGGAGTACCCCACTGTACTTCACACTCTTGAAAAGGGCTATATATGGCGATTCTATCAGGACTGTGAGAAAGACTTTCGCCGGCAGTCTTTCTCACACTTCTCACTGCAACAAACCAGGATTTCTCAACAGTCCGCTCCAGCCGGAGTCAGGCTTCACGTTCTTATTAATGGCACCAAGTGCATCATGTAATCTCGTTTTCCAATTGGCACACCAGCCATACGAAGAATGTTGTAAGCCGTGACCATATGGAAGTAAAAGTTTGGAATTAAAAATTCATTTACATAGGCATTGCCAGACAACTCGACGTAAAGGCTCTGCCCCAAATCAATGCGCGTCACTTCAGCTAGTTTTGCATCTTCAGTATTAATACCTAAAAGAATTTCCTTAGTGGTTGCTATGTGTCCGTATGCCTGTGCAAGAGATGTGACATCTGGATCCAGATTATTCGCAGGCTTACCATCACACCAGAGAGCAAAGTTGCGTGGTTGATTGCACGTAAAAGCAATCTGTGTACCGAAGGGAAACATATCAGCCACAATGCGCTTTTGAAGAAACGACTCATCATCACAAAAATGAGTTTGAGCTGACTTCAAGAGGTGCTCAAGAGTCTCTAAGCGGCTTTGGAAGAGAGTTCGGATCAAATCTACATTCTGACTTTGCATTTTGCAAGCCCTCAAGACTTACTCCATAAATCCTAGCTGTTTATAGACTGATACTCAGGTAAAAGCTCGTTTTCAGAATTTTTTGTGTGTTCAGAGGGCGTTTTGCTCATAATCCTCACGCTCATGCGAAGCCATTCTCCCTTTGGGGTAATTGCCGATTTCCATCACGCAGTAACTCGTCTGGTTTCGCCTGTTGTTCTACAAACTGCCAGAGCACATCTCGGATGAGGGCTTGATATCCCTACTCTCCGGAGATTTTCCGCAATCGCTCCTTTAGTTCCGCTTCTAGTCGGATATTTATGACCTGAATTTCCGAAGTGCTAACTTGTTTGGGTGTATTTATAACCAACGCCCTAATTTCTCTGAAAGGGTGGACAAGCCAATACTACAAGTGTAGTATGTAGACATTCAGAATTGTAATATAAATACTACAGCCTTCCATGATACGTATTCTCACCACCTCAGCCAGCGTCCATGTTCGACC is from Leptothermofonsia sichuanensis E412 and encodes:
- a CDS encoding tetratricopeptide repeat protein; the encoded protein is MDNNLDSAAWCSHGNTLYHLGYYDAAIAGYDKVLAVQSDLYDIWSYRGYALEQLGRYPEAAASFDQALKIHPEFSLAWHGKGVTLAKMGCYEEALICFDKTLRLDPTDVKARYNRGSALAHLNRHQEALACFQRVLEINPNDYKAWYSQSKAQSNLGDQKAALTSVEKVLILKPNCYYAWNYRGVILTKLERYDEAIDSFDRSLECKPNNPDAWYGKARCYAIQGETRLALNFLKYATKLNPDLYRNFAKIDCHLSQVLKKL
- a CDS encoding HlyD family secretion protein; its protein translation is MRQTVSLPTTSPEAAEPLPAKQRKFPPRVLIPVGLVAIAAVTGSIWYYLSRPIDTGLRLSGRIEGYETDVGAKIGGRVDYVAVREGDEVQKGQLILRINDDEIQAQLRGAEARVAAARQQEQQARLQIDVVESQMRESQLNVVQAQQDTQGRVYQAQSNIATAAAQLKEAQSQLALAKVNRDRYAQLVQTGAVAAQQFDQAQTAYETAQAKVEAVKKQVEAARGGLALAESSSLNPAIRTAQLAALGEQRKRAIAALQAAQAEVKNAIAAQQQIQAQIAFLNVTSPIAGVVTARTVEPGAVVTSGRTLLSVIDLNTVYMRGFIPGGDIGKVRIGQPARVFLDSDPTRPLSARVAAVDSQASFTPENIYFRKDRVRQVFGIKLAIDQPGGYAKPGMPADAEIVLDGK
- a CDS encoding ABC transporter ATP-binding protein, giving the protein MAQSRLRKLGAYLRPHWKQAVLGIVALLMTNALGVYIPLEIRNGIDKLRTAFSFNQILYYVVLVIVLASIMWGVRMLSRICLFGVGRQVEFDLKQKIFTHLLGLEPAYFSANTVGDLINRATSDVDNIRRLLGFAVLSLANTIFAYSLTLPVMLAIDWQLSLLSLSVYPVMLVLVQLFSDRLRLEQMAVQEELSNISELIQEDMSGIGLVKIYAQEENERQAFHQINQQLMNANLELAKTRNTLFPLLRGLASISLLIVLWFGGRALETGRITVGDFIALLLYVGQLAFPTALLGFTITAYQRGEVSIDRIETILTVEPKIRDQPDAIALPRSAVQGKLTARDLTFTYPAVNGNAPVQPALNHASFTIEPQETVAIVGPIGSGKSTLANALPRLLDIAAGQLFVDDYDITQIRLQDLRGAIAYVPQDSFLFSTSIKNNIRYGDPGADEEQVIEAAKQAQIHSEILNFPQQYKTIVGERGITLSGGQRQRTALARALLVDAPILILDDALSSVDNQTATQILKNLSEGTNRKTVVFISHQLSAAASADRIFVMDQGTIVQMGTHAELVGQPGLYQSLWNQHKLEEILE
- a CDS encoding YdcF family protein, whose amino-acid sequence is MILLLTDVFLLLTQVLLWMVVGLVAWFVLLKALPRPFLSLLVLLLILVVLALSFVSGPPTDGSVLEILWRIISFPFSPLGLGIILLAILLSPNKLGKVVKRIMLLGLIILALGSLPIVAYYLVQELELEAIELICPAPALEAGARRVIVLLGQGTTRPYLRPATATTTTTQEGAWLPGDDAEVPSLSEAASRMLAQLPLRSPTAISTQGTGDGGPGTRKLSSPLRSPTSSNPLFTAFLSPATAVSGREDAVSPPRLNSMQGETYRLAQASAGSGEVQPVQGTPELQRAQELESQAEEMRRRAEQGASRLDELKQRADEGQQRINEMRRRAEEIERRASELRKRAEERRQRTTEQQQTETPVERDTRPRQPTTPLAPASPAAARPNIVITRDAYDILTRQPVQLTDRGNRLIYAAQLYQQESANNPLILVSASTHPSRRQKEGERREDISEAADVQRFLTTTLRVPTSGILAEHNSRSIQRSAVNVRRLLADQNINFGNQLTLVTTAMNMNRAAWTFWRAFDNNTAIVVRPTDFHTLPSPASIGNLATGTNLIERQIQASDFLPSADALYLSTQAVEEYLASFYYFLRGWIRPLRDPICPTPIPTPTPTPTPNPTPIPQIPSRPGRPFPPGPGPDDGTQVTPGTW
- a CDS encoding DUF1993 domain-containing protein, whose translation is MQSQNVDLIRTLFQSRLETLEHLLKSAQTHFCDDESFLQKRIVADMFPFGTQIAFTCNQPRNFALWCDGKPANNLDPDVTSLAQAYGHIATTKEILLGINTEDAKLAEVTRIDLGQSLYVELSGNAYVNEFLIPNFYFHMVTAYNILRMAGVPIGKRDYMMHLVPLIRT
- a CDS encoding tetratricopeptide repeat protein — encoded protein: MSHAQDIEVTFFFQKGLYLNKQKEYSAAIASYDRALELQSDYPDAWYNRGNALYHLGRFEEAIASYDRALEYEPGFPEAWNNRGSALDDLCRYEEAIASYDQAIKFRPNYYWAWYNRGISLRNQGRFEESINSYDRAIEFKPDYYWAWYNRALALRKLNQLERVVASYNKALEFNPYFEEAWTNRGNALYHLGRLEAALSSYDRALELKPNNPNALYNKACCYALQGDFDLAFENLQRAVEISPDEYREIAKTNSDFDALRGDKRFMALLSGKGSVAS
- a CDS encoding TetR/AcrR family transcriptional regulator, whose protein sequence is MLEHSTSPPESASEKGAGGIHQKREQILQGAMRIFLTLGYASTSMDRVAAEAGVSKQTIYSHFQDKEGLFKALMERVTIDRVRDLFGAVEDLSGEPESVLPRFATVLLTVMADEDYVSLLRLIIAESARFPELAQLYTRTVIQRGRHLLAHYFSSRPELEIADPEATAQLFIGSLVAYVLAQKILQGEQTIPIERDRIINSLVDLVLTPQNAPVTRSLNH